Part of the Oncorhynchus tshawytscha isolate Ot180627B linkage group LG07, Otsh_v2.0, whole genome shotgun sequence genome, CGATAATGCCTTGcaatttgctcaacttgccattggctcaaccattggctcaatttgaacatattagcccacacagcttcaaggatgcactttcatgctaggtttaggacctcatattgaagcttatagagaactcaactgatgtatagaacaatatTTTAAAATGATCTAATTAGGTTTAGATACAGTAcgagcatcatgaaacctctaacacaatacattcatttGACTTGGAGAAAATATTTTGAGGTTTCTTGAGGTTTCTTCCTTCACAAACTctatgaaatgatgacctcttccttaatatttggtcaaattataaacgttgtgtatggtttcctagaaacaagtggctcaatttaccccttttGGCTCAATTTATCAATttatcccactctcccctataACCTCAACTATTTTCGACTAGTCAAAGCCTTACAATCAAAGCCAAAGCTTAATTTGAAATGATATATAAAAATGTATCTGGCTAAAATGTTATAACTGGATTTGTGAATTAAGAAGTCTAAAAAAAGAGCGGAGCGCGGAGCGCGCTTCGGCGCACTCACAGGGCAGGAGGAATTTAGCGAGGCACGAGTGTGCAGAATAGCACGGAATCCAAGGACTGAAACACACGGAGAGACCTGGCACAGAGATGTGGCTACTGTCTTTCATTTTACCAATTTTGAGGTTGTATTTAGTGGGAGTTAAAGTTCTTCTGTATCAACTGTTCAACAAGCCTTTTACGTTACCAGGTTAGACTTCTGTTCATCCCCGTATTCATTACAGATATTGAATGCAGCAGGAGTGGTGATCACTTCTCCCAGCCTTTAACGTTAGCTGCTGGCTAGAGCTGCCTGTTAACGGTAACTACATAGCTAGCTAATGAAGGCTTTCAACAACAATGGCCAAATTGACTGAGAAATTGACTAGCTAACGAACTCATGTCAAATGCAACCACTGTTAAACAAATTGTCGAGGAATTAATATAACGATCTGTCTTAAATCATGCTGCAAGTGTTATGTGGTAGTCCACCACTACTGTACCTATAGCCTTTGTTGTTAGGACATATGATCTGCTTTCCATATCCAGTATTTTCAATCACAAAATATGAATTAATATCAACATTGTATTTTCACAAATGCACACAACCCCATACCCAGACCTAGGGTACTTTAACCCTACATTTGAGTATCGTGTTTGTATGCTCACTGATTCTACAAAAAGAGCTGTAATgggaatgtttaaaaaatatatattcctaTGCACATTTTCAGAATTCATAGTATGCCATAATACCATTCCTTGTAAGGTGAATCACATGTCATGATAATCTCACTACATATCTTCATTGCCTTGTGTGAACTATAGTGCATTTGGGTGGATAGGGGTAATCAATGACCTTTATCCCATTTTTCCCCTTATTCACCTCATGTCTGAATGTTGAAATCCTCATGTGAACTTGTAGTCTAGCCTATGCACTGACACAATAGCAATGTTGTATTCTGTCTCGTTATAGAAAATACCAATTAGCCTTGACTCCCCCCATCATACCAAAGCATGCTAAGAATTCAGTGATGTCATTTAGAGCCTAAGCTGTACTGAAGTTAGTTTTAGCCTTGCTTGGGTAATTGGGCCCTATGCTTTATGGTGAGAGACAGAGTCAGGCAATTTTTTGTATCCCAATCAAGATAAGACCGGCTAGTAATTAGAGAGATGATTGGATAAACAAAATTGTCAATACTCAAAGCAGATTGCATTGTGTCCCCTAGATTTATACACAATGTCCTCCACAGCATGTGAGAGGCAAGCTCAATTCTGTACTGGCTCTTAGAATAATTTATTCAGAGAATAGGTTGAATTACAAATAAGAAAAAAGGTAGTTATAGCCTATTAATTAATGCGTTAAAAGCCCCTGTCTGACGTTTTCTTTTGTTATCTCACGCTACCTTCATCTCACTGCCTTTGTTAGGTACTCAGTAATTAGTGAAGGCACCTAAAAGGATATTTGTCAAAGGAACAAAATGGAGGCTAAAGGTGTTTCCTCACTTTGTCGCACATCCAAAGGCAAAAAGTAAAGTATGGAGTTATTTCGGCTTTTACACCAATGCAGACGGGTGTATACTACACTGGAAGAGGATCTTCTGTCGCATATGTATGACTCAAAAGAGCATATtccgggcctcccgggtggcgcagtggttaagggctgtgccaccagagactctgggttcgcgcccaggctctgtcgtaaccggccgcgaccaggaggtccgtggggcgacgcacaattggcatagcgtcgtccgggttagggagggcttggcctgTAGGGATTTCCTtgaaatataaaatgtaaaaaaagagcATATTCCAGTAACACCTCCAATCTCTCGTACCACCTGGAGAAGAACCACCCATTTGAGTTCTGTGAATTTGTGAGGAGCAACACAGAGCAGATGCGTGAGGCAGTCGCAATGGCCTACTCCAAGATAAAGACTGAACCTATGCAGCAGGGAGCCATCCTGAAGCAGAGCCCAGCATTTGAAAATATCAACTGACGGCATAATGATCTGACATCTGCGATCTTCAGCTTTGACTGTGAACAAATGTACCCTGTGTCTGTGGTGGAAGAATCCAGTTTCAGGCCCCTTTAAGGACCGCAGATCCAAGGTACTTGCCCCCTAGCAGAATCGACGTGGCAATGAAGGCCCTACCACAGAGGTACAATCAGATCCGAGGTGCAGTGCTGGGTGAGGTGGCAGGGGTGGTGAACTGCGGTGTCTCAACTGACCTTTGGCAAAGCTAAACCCAGAACAGGACCTACATCTCCCTGTCCATGCACTCTCTGAACCAAAACGGACTAGGTTCCGGTTTCTCCATGAGTTCCAGGTGCCTGAAAACTTTTGAAGTTCCAGAGGACAATACAGCTGAGAATATTACCGGAGCATTGTACGAAGCCTTTGTTGAATGGGGGATAACTCACAAAGTCAACGGTGCCACCACTAACGGTTCATTGGACATTGTGAAAGCTTGCTCTCTTCTGGATCTATCCGTGCAGATGCCTTGCCTTTGCCACACTATAAATTGAGGGATGGACGAGGCCTTTCAGCTGTTAACAGATTTCTGGGACGTTGCCGCTTTGATTATTTCCAGTAGTCCATGATGGCTATGTATCTGCTGTGTGAGAAGCAGAGGCAGCAAGGCCTAGCCTAGTGTGTCCTCATCAGAGACAGGGTCCGATCCTGGGTGTCCACGCTGACTATGCTCCAGCGCCTGAAAGAGCTGCAGGCCATTATCAGTGTGGTACTCATGGAGGACAGTGACAACCATCAGCTGAGTTTCAAGGACAGTGAATGGAACATGGTTGAGGGATTGATTGGAGTTCTGCAACCTTTCAAACGGGTAGCTGACATGATAACAGACTGTAGGTATCTAACCATTTAGTATGGTGAGGACAGTTCTTCACATGCTGCTGAACACAACCCTCAAGGCCAAAGAAGGGGACACAAAAGAGGTTGGCATGGCCAAAGAGGTAATCTCCAAGGTGTTGTCCAGCACCTACCCGCAGACATCTGAGATTGCAACATTTCTCAACGTCGGCACTTTCCTGGATCCCCGTTACaagagtcttcctttcctgtcccCCCATGACCACTCCCAAGTGGAGAGTAAAGTCATTCAGGAGGCCAAAGCCATTCTTGAGAAACAGAGGAATGAGAATGTGGTCACAGATGAATTGGCTCTTCTTTCTGATGAGCCACCCAACAAAAAACAGACTCTTGACAAACCGTTTCCTTCATGTAGCAATGCAGGCAACACTTTGGCTGTGATATTTTGCCAGTCAGGCAATGACGAGAACCAAGAGGAGCTACACGCTCAGGTCGTGGAAGAGCTGAGCAACTTCAAATCCCAGAAGCTCCTGGGTCTCAACGAAGACCCTCTCCATTGGTGGTCGGACCGTATGGGCTTATTCCCTACTCTCCCTAAGGTGCTCCAGAAGTACTGGTGTGTCCCCGCCACTAGTGTCCCCTCCCACAGACTATTCAGCTCCTCAGGGACTTTCTTCTGTGGTAAGAGGAACTACCTCACCCTGGCACATGTAGACCAACAGGTGTTTCTCTATGAAAACTCACGGCGCTGCCATGAGTCTGATCCTATTGAGGATGACTCAGGGGAATGGGGCTTGGGACTGGAGCAGGACTCTGGGTCAGACCATGGAATAACTGGGCAGGCCGCTGCCCACTACCAAACAGTTACAATACCCTAATCCTAAAGGAAATACTTAACTAAATGTCCTCAGCATATATTCTTATGTTGTCTACTAGTAAAAAGGATTTATGTGAGTGTAACATCTGGTGAATTTTCTATTTCTGATCATGCTGCAATTTTATTTGATTAACTATTTGATGTAGGGCTAAATGTCTTTGAATGTCCCAAATGTTCAAGTCATTTCTGAGTCCTTGTTTGCTTTGCTCTTTGAAGTCCTTGGACTGTTTAAGATGTCTTTACAGTACGTTTGAGATTAGCTTTGATGTGCCAAGCTTTGTTATCTGTACTGAACTCTCAGAAGAACATAAAGTATAACCTATGTCATTTGAATCTCTGCTTGCTCGTGTTCATTTTGTGTTCAATGTGTCCAATACAATTTCCTCAGATGAGTCTCGATGGGACTACTAAGGTATCAAATTGCATTTATAGGCTTCTCCTCGGTGTTACAGTTGTTTCGGGAAAGGAAATCAGCAACGAACTGCCCATTTAACCACCCACCAGCCGTCACTCGAAAATGTGATGCAAATCTGATGGGGAGAAATGTAATAGAGTTGAAATCTCAACCATCCTGATTACCCTCAGTGCATAGATACGCACTGCGGCTCTAATTTTAGTCATGCTAAACTGTCTGGCCACTGCAGGCTGTGCTTTGTGTGCTTGTTGCGCAAGGTCGTTTTATCTTCAGGGGCAGGAACTGTTGTCAAGCAAAATGGATCTATTTGGCATCGATATTGAAGGGTTCTACCTCCCTGCCTGTTTCAGGACTAGAGGTCGTTACGGACATATTTACCTGTGACTCACTCAACTTCAGTCCGACCCCACACTGTACACTTCAATAACTGCAGATTATAACCCAATGTAATCTCTGTTCCAACACAAATTGCCCCA contains:
- the LOC112254662 gene encoding E3 SUMO-protein ligase ZBED1-like — translated: MVRTVLHMLLNTTLKAKEGDTKEVGMAKEVISKVLSSTYPQTSEIATFLNVGTFLDPRYKSLPFLSPHDHSQVESKVIQEAKAILEKQRNENVVTDELALLSDEPPNKKQTLDKPFPSCSNAGNTLAVIFCQSGNDENQEELHAQVVEELSNFKSQKLLGLNEDPLHWWSDRMGLFPTLPKVLQKYWCVPATSVPSHRLFSSSGTFFCGKRNYLTLAHVDQQVFLYENSRRCHESDPIEDDSGEWGLGLEQDSGSDHGITGQAAAHYQTVTIP